From the Echeneis naucrates chromosome 7, fEcheNa1.1, whole genome shotgun sequence genome, the window CGACAATGAGATTCTTCCCCCGGACCACCTGAACGGGGTGAAGATGGAGATGGACGGCCACCTCAATAAGGACTTCCATCAGGAAGTGTTCCTGGGAAAAGAGATGGAGGAGTTTGACGAGGACTCGGAGCccaggaggaacaggaagaagctAATTGATATCTTCACCAAGTGAGAAATTCTTTTCTATCTTTGAATCTCAGTGCGTAGTTACTGATCCGGTTCTTCACAATTCACCAGCATGGCTCAAGAAAAAAATACCATGTTTTTAGATAAGTGCTTTTATCTTGAGAAGCTGGGCTGTGCCGTCACATTTTATTGCAATACACACATGATGGGAAAGTGAATTGCTTTGTACAGCTGTGCAACTGCAGCGTTGCTTATTTCCTCTTTGGGAAATAAGCGGCTGAGTTCTTTGAGGCATTGTAAGAGCAAAGACTGATGCTGGGGGGAAACTGACTGACTCGACAAatcctctctgttctttctatctatcttcagttttttattattattcaaaattttTAAATCGAAGACTCAAATCAAATTTCCTAAGCTTGAGCTAAAATCCTCCAATTGGTCTTCACAGCctaaatgtataaaattttctttcacatgagacaaaatgaaagcaggacattttcacaaattaatTGCTTAAGTTGCacatattttactttaaatggtGGTGACGCTAGAACCAAAGAGCCAGGCTGGATATAAGCCAGACAGATATGGGTAATTTAAAGTGAGTTGTAGAGTCTACAATGACACCGCTAATGCTCATTGACTGGAGCTGAATTAGACCCCAATTTCTTTTCCAAATTTCCCTTTCATAGAGTTGATTTCAACAAGGACAGGAGTGTCAGTGCCAAGGAGATGCAGCGCTGGATCATGGAGAAGACGGAAGAGCACTTTCAGGAAGCCATGAAGGAGAACAAGAATAGTTTCCGTGCTGTTGACCCAGACGGTGATGGTAGGAGATGAGAGAATGTCTTATCCTCTGGAAACACTGCTTGTAATTTTGTGTCAAATCTAAACCTTAATCCTGAGTTCATGGTTTGTCTACAGGTCATGTGACATGGGATGAATACAGAATTAAATTTCTGGCCAGCAAAGGTTTCAACGAAAAAGAAATTGCTGAGaggataaaaaataatgaagacCTCAAACTGGATGAGGAGAGTAAGTGTAGGACTGAATTGATTTTAGGCTGAATCTGTGAATGTGctcattacatttattttacatttaggGTCAGAGTTTGTCTAAATAAGAGATGGGTTGTGTTAATatgcttttcctctttttcattgcAGCTCAGGAAGTTTTGGAAAGCCTGAAGGACCGCTGGTTTCAGGCTGACAACCCTCCAGCTGACCAGCTGCTGAATGAGCAGGAGTTCCTATCCTTCCTCCATccagagcacagcagaggcaTGCTCAAATACATGGTCAAGGAGATCGTCAGGGACTTAGGTACATTTCTAAGCTTTGTCATcttcaaaacatgttttcagtattttttggGGCCACCTGGGGGAGGGAGAACATATGGCAAGTCAGCGCTGCCATTATTGATTCTAATCAGTGATTAATCAGCCAAGAACTTTTCTTTACTGGTCTCTTGCTTGATCAGTGAAATCAcaacatttaatatttctgttaaTGTTTCTAAACCCAAAGAGATAGCTTTAtatagaagaaagaaaactttttgggaggaaaaaagttttgttgcatttttctttttagaacaACTTTTGTGTCCGAtagattgattttattttttttatttttttttttttagagatttttttttttcccccagatcTCATAACAATCCAAAGCAGCACTCACTCACCACTATTTCTTTGGTACTTTTTAATAAAAGCATGTCAATAATGAAAACTccactgaacatttttctttttgaacatATGTTTAAATCCTGAACATCATTACATCTGTGAGGGCACACACTTGGTGAAGAAGCCGCTatgaacacacattcatattcacTCTGAATCATAACAGATTGGTTTTGGTGACTCATTTGCAGACCAGGATGGTGATAAGAAACTGACACTATCAGAGTTCATCTCTTTACCTGTGGGGACTGTGGAGAACCAGCAGGCCCAGGACATCGATGACGACTGGGTtcgagagaggaagaaggagttTGAGGATGTAATCGATATGGACCATGATGGCATCGTAACTATGGAGGAACTGGAGGTGAGTAACCCTAGAGCAGGAGTCTCTCTTGAAGgtgtttaatattttatcatcctgaatctttttttttagtgaGTGTTTCTGGAGCACTCTGCATCCATCTGACTCAACAGAACTCACAActtaaaatcatttatttttaacttcaaCAACTTAATAAATAGCATAGAgcataaataaatgcttttatatTCCATCATCACATAATGGAAACTTCAAACTCATACACATACGCAGCAGATGATTGGATTAGATTTTAAGGCATGCTTCTGCATAGATGTGCAAACTTATCAGGAATCAAAATTTTCTctggaataaaatgaatgatttaagTTGAATTTTTATACTTGCTGCAGATAGATGATCTCATCTGATCAGATTTTCAAGCAACTTCTTGCTTAGATTTAAAATAGATGAAAATCATCATCACCCTCATTGttaatatacattttaacatttattttggtaTTATTAATGACAACTACTAGTACTATGATACTTTTGTGCTATGTCCTATGTTTCTCTTAAATGCaacattgaatattttttttcctctctcttctgtgtgaTTTTTACAGGAGTACATGGACCCCATGAACGAGCACAACGCCTTGAACGAGGCCAAGCAGATGATTGCCGTGGCAGACGAGAATCAGAATCATAATCTGGAGTTGGACGAGATCCTAAAGTACAGCGAATACTTCACAGGCAGCAAACTCATGGATTACGCCAGAAACGTCCACGAGGAGTTCTGAATATAGATCCTCCCGCCTCTGTCTGCTCAACAAGGAAGGGGGGCGGCATCCTACATCTGTTTGAGATGAGCCGATAGAAAGGAGCAACCTAATGATGGGATGTTCTGTTGTGCAATTCTGTGTTTCAAGCCTAAACTCAGCAGCCTCTTTCACTGCTGACTCCAGTTAATACAACTCTACCCCCAGCCCTGGATCGACCGCCCCCCAGGTCTGCCTTCTATTGACTTTTTGACCTTTTAAATGTTGAGGCATTGCGTCAACTCCAAATTGCTTATGTGTTATATtgtgaaatgtgtgtatatgaggAATTTTAACCCCAAGGAAATACTTTCTGGGGCGAGGGGGGGGAGGTGCACTGGTGAGAGAGACTGCAGAGCTGGGCGAGCTATTCATGCTGCAGGATCTGTTGTTTTTAGCTGGCCTGTTTGTACACAGTGTAAATATTAATCATCCCACAACAAtgcaagagaagaaaagatggtagaaaaaaataaacagtgctgCTGAACGGAACAACGTAAAGACATCATAtcattatataaataataacacTACATATCTGCTATCGCTGCTTTCCCCAAATTCAAACGGTGGTATTGCCAGTAGTGGTGTCCAGTCTCACTAGATAGTATTTGTCCCTCTACAGTacttttaaagtaaaacagcagtaaagaaaaaaaaaacatacaggcTTTCTCAACAATTTACTGTCCTAgtaatgaaaattttaaattgactGAAATAggttaatatatataaattaatatataGCAAAGGTTTGGGCTTGTTGAAGTAGCATGATAGATACAGCACAGTGGCAATAACaagcacaacaacaataacaacatctCCAAAGTGTGTCTGCTCCGATGATCTCCTGTGGTTAAGGCCTGTTGTGTCGTTTTCAGCTACAAATAATCTAAATCACTCTCTGGTACAGACGTGGATGAGGGTGAATACATGTATCTGCATCAGCTGCGTCTTTGAACTTCACCCaggtttgtcttgttttgtttttttgttttttgctgctgcagtgctggTTGTGCTCGATGTCCTCACAAATATTCATCATattacctgttttgttttttttgtttgtttgttttttttaatgctctcGGTTAAACCACATAATTCCACTTGTGCCATGATTTTAAAGTGCATGAACAACTTATGGAATTACGTTCCTCAGATTTGTTGAGATTTTCAATAACCTGTGGAAGCATCCTGACGCGGTCTCCTCAGTTCGTGCGGATTGTAAAATGAGAATGTGATAGCTTTATAAAGTATACtgcaaacatacaaataaatatttcttatCAAGTAAAGAACTCCTGCGTCTCTGGACATCATTGATCTGCTGAGGTTAGAAGTTTTTCAAATTCCTATTTGTATTATTAAACGTGAACTTTCTCCTCATTCTTAATTTTCTAAATCTCAGTTTCAGGCGTCCCCCAGCCTCTCCTTGTAATCTCACCTTCCCAGAGAGCGAGGCAAAAGAAATAGGCTGACAAAATCAAAAAGGTAAATTAACAGacgttatttttgttttctgacatttcttaGGCCACAGTGACGATGTTTAGTTTCCACCCTGCTGTTGGTTGGTGATTGTAATACGGATGTCTCTTTAAGTTAATTATCTGTCAGGTAATCTTTAATCAAGAGAGAGTCACATCTCACTCTGTTTTGAGAAGATTTTTTATTGCGTATATACGGGTTAAGGTTCATTGTGTGTCCTATGTTAATGTAGCACTTCACAACACAGCAGGATTGTGCGAACAACCATCATTTCACCAAACCAATGATTCTGTTTAGAAGCAGTAACATACTGAACATCAATTTCATACTTCTATAAATCATCTTTGCCGGATTTGATTATTCACAAATCAAAACGCTTCACTGTGGATTTTACAATTGTCACCTAAATGGCCCTAACTTTTACATGATGGGTGCGATACCCCAGTTGGATTTCATGTGCACGCGTCACTTCACAGACACCACTTCACAAGACAAGAGCTTTTACATTTCCCCCCAAATATTTGTTGTACAAATTAAACGTAACATTGCTAATCCATCCGTGAGCGATACAGAGTGCAGATGTGGTTTTACAAATCTCTCCTGAATGCTACTCCATGTCAGACACATGCAGCCTTAAATGAactttaaaactgtaaaaaaaaaaaaaaaaaaaagaacaggacaCCCCCCCACTTCTCTGAACACCACACCCTTACTGCTTATTCATCATACTAAACATAGAAATATAATTAAGTTAAAATGGAAATAACGTGTAAACACTGAagaacacagtgacacactATCATAACACAGTACAGTACGTAGCTTACGTTCTCCGTTTGTTTTTGTAGtacagataaaacacacagtacattcataaagaaaacatacaaCATATTCATCTAAGTCATCGCGACGTGCTGACATAGTaagatttaaaacaacaaaaaaaaaaaaaattggcctCAGTAAGTAAGGCaattgtgtatgtgtaaatgCAACTTTCAAACAATTATTGGATGAGTGACAGTAACAGTAAGAGCAGCAACAGTTTCTCCTCGACACACGTTTCTCAAATAAAAGGAATCTTTTTAGGCTTTAAGTGTTAAAGTATACAGTGCAGTCTGCAAGAGGATTTTTCAGCTTTAAGGCTGATCCCATTAATTTGGGCACGACGTATAAAAAGGGCTACAATTCCCATGAGACTGATCTCAGGTGGTTATAAGGTGAAGCTGAAACTTATTAACGCCAGGACATCTTCCTcgtttcatttcctgtcagacaCCGACGCTCAGACTGCATCGGTTAATGTACGCAACGCAAACTCTGCAGTAGGAagggacttaaaaaaaaagaaagaaaaaagaagattgttaaaatataaatacattctgtgaatattttctccaaaataatcagagaaagggctaaaaacaaacagggaCAATACggggaaaaagcaaaaagttgAGTTTGAGAACAAGTCCAGTCACAGCCGCCGCCCATGATGAGCTCGTGGTCCTCTCTAGTCTCGGTCTTCATTTGGTCTTGGTGCAGAAGCTTCTTCCTGTCAGTCTTTACAG encodes:
- the sdf4 gene encoding 45 kDa calcium-binding protein — translated: MALWRKLWCRNLMVSSLLFHFLLHTVDVHARPANMSAAKDKQQASKDDNEILPPDHLNGVKMEMDGHLNKDFHQEVFLGKEMEEFDEDSEPRRNRKKLIDIFTKVDFNKDRSVSAKEMQRWIMEKTEEHFQEAMKENKNSFRAVDPDGDGHVTWDEYRIKFLASKGFNEKEIAERIKNNEDLKLDEETQEVLESLKDRWFQADNPPADQLLNEQEFLSFLHPEHSRGMLKYMVKEIVRDLDQDGDKKLTLSEFISLPVGTVENQQAQDIDDDWVRERKKEFEDVIDMDHDGIVTMEELEEYMDPMNEHNALNEAKQMIAVADENQNHNLELDEILKYSEYFTGSKLMDYARNVHEEF